In Planctomycetota bacterium, the following proteins share a genomic window:
- a CDS encoding RHS repeat protein, whose protein sequence is MADGTADTATSSTTYNTNGQPLTTTDALGNVTSDTYDAAGNLASETDAAGTVTTYAYNSANLVTSQTVTPAGASSGLTTSFTYDADGNQTSVTDAAGNTTSYLYNANGQCVRMTDALGNVTTYSYDAAGNRRSETDGLVATTGGGYAFTAASSTTTFTYDQDGNLLTQTRAAGTALAATTTNTYDGNGNLVRSVDPRENVTLSTYNAAGQLLTQAIGVTLDSDGGDNEANAVTTRSCEAFRAWQRSRARSRMAQSSASSESYISPASIFSRSVDMAFPRESWPLIHSINCHSREAARGISLLLGLLSLTRHWLPSNRCYPDWKLLASGRS, encoded by the coding sequence GTGGCCGACGGCACGGCGGATACGGCCACCAGCAGCACCACCTACAACACGAATGGCCAACCGCTGACCACGACCGACGCCCTGGGGAACGTCACCAGCGACACGTACGACGCGGCCGGCAACCTGGCCAGCGAGACCGACGCGGCGGGCACGGTGACCACCTATGCCTACAACTCGGCCAACCTAGTGACCAGCCAGACGGTCACGCCGGCCGGCGCGTCGAGCGGCCTGACGACCAGCTTCACCTACGACGCCGATGGGAATCAGACCTCGGTCACCGACGCGGCCGGCAACACGACGTCTTATCTCTACAACGCCAACGGCCAGTGCGTCCGGATGACCGATGCCCTGGGCAATGTCACCACCTACAGCTACGACGCGGCGGGCAACCGGCGGAGCGAGACCGATGGCCTGGTCGCCACCACGGGGGGCGGCTACGCCTTTACGGCGGCCAGCAGCACCACGACGTTCACGTACGACCAAGACGGCAATCTGCTGACCCAGACCAGGGCCGCCGGCACGGCGCTGGCCGCCACGACGACCAACACCTACGACGGCAACGGCAACCTGGTCCGCTCGGTCGATCCGCGGGAGAACGTCACGCTCTCCACGTACAACGCCGCCGGTCAACTGCTGACCCAGGCGATCGGCGTCACGCTCGACAGCGATGGCGGCGACAACGAAGCGAACGCCGTCACCACGCGCTCGTGCGAAGCGTTCAGGGCCTGGCAGAGGTCGCGGGCCCGCTCGCGCATGGCGCAAAGCTCGGCGTCGAGCGAATCGTACATTTCGCCGGCCAGCATCTTTTCCCGCTCGGTCGACATGGCATTCCCCCGCGAATCGTGGCCTCTGATTCATTCTATCAATTGCCACTCCCGCGAGGCCGCGCGAGGAATCTCGTTGCTTCTGGGCCTCCTGTCGCTGACGCGACACTGGTTGCCGAGCAACCGGTGCTACCCTGATTGGAAATTGTTGGCGTCCGGGCGTTCCTAA
- a CDS encoding efflux RND transporter permease subunit produces the protein MFSKLFIDRPIMASVLSIVVTLAGAIALFQLPVTQYPEITPPTVEVSTVYPGANANVVVETVASPIEEQVNGVEDMMYMSSQCTNDGMYVLTVTFKPGTDLNLAQVLVQNKVNLAQPRLPDLVKRRGVTVKKKSPSQLMIINLYSPDDSRDNLYLSNYATIQLRDELSRLEGVGDISYLGRRDYSMRVWLDPNQMAVRNLSATDVVHAIEQQNAQVAAGQIGQPPVPAGQVFQFTISTLGRLSEEEQFADMVIRADADGRLVRLRDVARVELGALGYDQVCTLDGKPSVALSVFQLPGSNALKTAEEVKQKMRELKTRFPEGIDYSIVYDTTPFIEESVREVFVSLRDAVILVALVVLVFLQGWRAAVIPLVAVPVAIIGTFAAMMAAHFSLNTLTLFGLVLAIGIVVDDAIVVVEAVEHHIEHGLAPRDAAIRAMDEVAAPVVAVGLVLSAVFIPCTFITGIIGQFFRQFAVTIAISTVISTFNSLTLSPALAVVLLKQRGAGHGEALPKIGLAMIGGWLGYAFLTPLVQPWAAQAIARLPFDAQLLLPWCGLLVGVVLGAVTAPVVNWVLGIAFRAFNRAFGWFTSGYVWGVGLALRGSLLILLAYGGLLYWTYDLFVKTPTGFIPAQDKGFIVVNLRLPDSASLVRTSDVMNQIELVTGKMPGVSHTVAIAGQSVLLGANAPNFGTMYVMLDDFHHRHDPELSGDAIAERLGATLQDQVPDGVINVFGAPPIEGLGTVGGFKIVVEDRGGAGLGALQDVSQRIVDQASTTPGLQGMFTSFRANTTWLFLDIDRTAVKTMGVPLDEVFNLLQVYFGSLYVNDFNRFGRTWQVNVQADAEFRAQIEHLKLLKVRNDQGHMVPLATVLKVREVTGPVMVSRYNLYTAAMINGDAAPGASSGQAIERLQEVAEGNLLQSMRSQWTELALLQLQAGNTAMYAFLLAVVLVFLVLAAQYESWSLPLAVILVVPMCLLCSLVGVRAAELDVNIFTQIGFVVLVGLACKNAILIVEFARARGEAGVDRRTATLEACRLRLRPIIMTSFAFILGVVPLVLGVGAGAEMRRALGTAVFAGMLGVTMFGIVLTPVFFYVIQWFADRRNSRCH, from the coding sequence ATGTTTTCAAAACTCTTCATCGACCGGCCGATCATGGCGTCGGTCCTTTCGATTGTGGTCACGCTGGCCGGCGCGATTGCGCTGTTCCAACTGCCCGTGACGCAATATCCCGAGATCACGCCGCCGACGGTCGAGGTGTCGACCGTTTACCCCGGCGCGAACGCCAACGTGGTGGTCGAGACGGTCGCCTCGCCGATCGAGGAGCAGGTGAACGGCGTCGAGGACATGATGTACATGTCCAGCCAATGCACCAACGACGGGATGTACGTCCTGACGGTGACATTCAAGCCTGGCACCGATTTGAACCTGGCCCAGGTGCTGGTGCAAAACAAGGTGAATCTAGCCCAGCCCCGACTGCCCGACTTGGTCAAGCGGCGCGGCGTGACGGTCAAGAAAAAGTCGCCGAGCCAGTTGATGATCATCAACTTGTACTCGCCCGACGACTCGCGCGACAACTTGTACCTGAGCAATTACGCCACGATTCAGTTGCGCGACGAGCTGTCGCGCCTGGAAGGGGTGGGGGACATCTCGTACCTGGGACGACGCGATTACAGTATGCGCGTCTGGCTGGACCCGAACCAGATGGCGGTTCGCAACCTGAGCGCGACCGACGTGGTCCATGCCATCGAGCAGCAAAACGCTCAAGTGGCCGCGGGCCAGATCGGCCAGCCGCCGGTGCCCGCCGGGCAGGTGTTTCAATTCACGATCAGCACGTTGGGACGCTTGAGCGAAGAGGAACAGTTCGCCGACATGGTCATCAGGGCCGACGCCGATGGCCGGCTGGTCCGGCTGCGCGACGTGGCGCGGGTCGAACTCGGCGCGCTCGGCTATGACCAGGTTTGCACCTTGGACGGCAAACCCTCGGTGGCGCTGTCGGTCTTTCAATTGCCCGGCAGCAACGCGCTGAAGACGGCCGAGGAAGTCAAACAGAAGATGCGCGAGCTGAAAACCCGGTTCCCCGAGGGAATCGACTACAGCATCGTCTACGACACGACACCGTTCATCGAGGAGTCGGTTCGCGAAGTCTTTGTCTCGCTTCGCGACGCCGTGATCCTGGTCGCGCTCGTGGTGCTGGTCTTCTTGCAAGGCTGGCGGGCCGCGGTGATCCCGCTGGTGGCGGTGCCGGTGGCGATTATCGGCACGTTCGCCGCGATGATGGCGGCCCATTTCAGCTTGAACACGCTCACGCTGTTCGGGCTGGTGCTGGCCATTGGCATCGTGGTCGACGACGCCATCGTAGTCGTCGAGGCGGTCGAACATCATATCGAACATGGTCTTGCCCCGCGCGACGCGGCCATTCGGGCCATGGACGAGGTGGCCGCCCCCGTCGTGGCGGTGGGACTCGTGCTGAGCGCGGTCTTTATTCCCTGTACGTTCATCACCGGGATCATCGGTCAGTTCTTCCGGCAATTCGCCGTGACGATCGCGATTTCGACCGTGATCTCGACGTTCAATTCGTTGACGCTCAGCCCGGCGCTGGCCGTGGTGTTGTTGAAGCAGCGTGGCGCGGGGCACGGCGAGGCGCTGCCCAAGATTGGTCTGGCCATGATCGGCGGCTGGCTGGGTTACGCCTTTCTGACCCCGCTGGTCCAGCCTTGGGCGGCCCAGGCGATTGCCCGCTTGCCATTCGACGCGCAACTTCTGTTGCCCTGGTGCGGCTTGCTGGTGGGCGTGGTCCTGGGGGCCGTCACCGCGCCGGTGGTGAATTGGGTGCTGGGCATCGCCTTCCGCGCGTTCAATCGCGCCTTTGGCTGGTTCACCAGCGGCTATGTCTGGGGCGTCGGGCTGGCGCTGCGCGGCAGCTTGCTGATCCTGCTGGCGTACGGCGGCTTGCTGTATTGGACCTATGACTTGTTTGTGAAGACGCCGACCGGGTTCATTCCGGCCCAGGACAAAGGATTCATCGTCGTCAACCTGCGCCTGCCCGACTCGGCTTCGCTGGTGCGGACCAGCGACGTGATGAACCAGATCGAACTGGTCACCGGCAAGATGCCCGGCGTCAGTCACACGGTCGCCATCGCCGGCCAGTCGGTGCTGCTGGGGGCCAACGCGCCGAACTTCGGCACCATGTACGTGATGCTCGACGACTTCCACCACCGCCACGACCCAGAACTAAGCGGCGACGCCATTGCCGAGCGCCTCGGCGCGACATTGCAAGACCAGGTTCCCGACGGCGTGATCAATGTGTTCGGCGCGCCGCCGATCGAAGGGCTGGGGACCGTCGGCGGCTTCAAGATCGTCGTCGAAGACCGCGGCGGCGCGGGCCTGGGCGCGTTGCAGGATGTCAGCCAACGCATCGTGGACCAGGCCTCGACCACGCCGGGCTTGCAAGGAATGTTCACTAGCTTCCGCGCCAACACGACGTGGCTGTTTCTGGACATCGACCGAACCGCCGTCAAGACGATGGGGGTGCCGCTCGATGAAGTCTTCAACCTGCTGCAGGTTTATTTTGGCTCGCTGTATGTCAACGATTTCAATCGCTTTGGCCGGACGTGGCAGGTGAATGTCCAGGCCGACGCCGAGTTCCGCGCGCAGATCGAGCACCTGAAGCTGCTCAAGGTCCGCAACGACCAGGGGCACATGGTCCCCTTGGCCACGGTGTTGAAGGTCCGCGAAGTGACCGGTCCGGTGATGGTCAGCCGTTACAACCTGTACACGGCCGCCATGATCAACGGCGACGCCGCGCCGGGCGCCAGTTCGGGCCAGGCGATCGAGCGTCTGCAAGAAGTCGCGGAAGGGAACCTGCTGCAATCGATGCGATCGCAGTGGACCGAGTTGGCGTTGTTGCAGTTGCAAGCCGGCAACACGGCGATGTACGCATTTCTGCTGGCGGTGGTGCTGGTGTTCCTGGTCCTGGCGGCGCAATACGAAAGCTGGTCGCTGCCGCTGGCGGTGATTCTGGTCGTGCCGATGTGCTTGCTCTGCTCGCTCGTTGGCGTGCGGGCCGCGGAACTAGACGTGAATATCTTCACCCAGATTGGTTTCGTGGTGCTGGTGGGGCTGGCCTGCAAGAACGCGATCTTGATCGTCGAGTTTGCGCGCGCCCGCGGCGAAGCCGGCGTCGACCGGCGCACGGCCACGCTCGAAGCGTGCCGGCTGCGGCTGCGACCGATCATCATGACGTCGTTCGCGTTCATTCTGGGGGTGGTGCCGCTGGTGCTGGGCGTGGGGGCCGGCGCCGAGATGCGGCGCGCGCTGGGTACGGCGGTGTTTGCCGGCATGTTGGGAGTGACGATGTTCGGCATCGTCCTGACGCCGGTCTTCTTCTACGTGATCCAATGGTTCGCCGACCGGCGGAACAGCCGCTGTCACTAA
- a CDS encoding efflux RND transporter periplasmic adaptor subunit, with amino-acid sequence MLRKLVGLCLLVAAVAGCQRKVQKIVEPKTPEVIVAAPTEQVVTEYEKFTGRTKAVSTVEIHSRVTGYLDAVKFRDGTDVLAGAPLFEIDPRTFQATVDGALASVEQNKARLERLERHEERVTKLWQNRTITDQEYDQARFDRAEAAASLAAANATLKLAQQNLGFCIITSPLTGRISSRLVDPGDLVKADETPLVVIVSTHPIYAYFDIDERTALRLRRLILDGKLPVSADGKTHVNLALADEDDFSLEGTIDFFDNQIEAGTGTLRVRAVIENKDLLLAPGMFLRLRIPVTTPQQALLVHEESLGTDQGQRFLYVVNEKDEISYRRVQTGFLTAGMRVIQEGLEPGERVVVTGLQRVRPGVKVVPKWLDEKKAGLASKVAAPDTIAPAENTSEAKSEEGLGTRD; translated from the coding sequence CTGCTTCGGAAACTGGTTGGTCTGTGCCTGCTTGTGGCGGCTGTGGCCGGCTGCCAGCGCAAGGTCCAGAAAATCGTCGAGCCGAAAACGCCCGAGGTGATCGTCGCCGCGCCGACCGAGCAGGTCGTGACCGAGTACGAAAAGTTCACCGGCCGGACCAAGGCGGTTTCCACGGTCGAGATCCACTCTCGGGTCACTGGCTATCTGGACGCGGTGAAATTTCGCGACGGGACCGACGTGCTGGCCGGCGCGCCGCTGTTCGAAATCGACCCGCGCACTTTCCAGGCGACCGTCGACGGCGCGTTGGCCTCCGTTGAGCAAAACAAGGCCCGACTCGAACGGTTGGAGCGCCACGAAGAGCGCGTGACCAAGCTCTGGCAGAATCGCACTATCACCGATCAAGAATACGACCAGGCGCGCTTCGATCGCGCCGAGGCCGCTGCGTCACTGGCGGCAGCAAATGCGACGCTCAAACTCGCCCAGCAGAATCTAGGCTTCTGTATCATCACATCGCCGCTTACTGGTCGCATCAGTAGCCGGTTGGTTGACCCGGGCGATCTGGTCAAGGCCGACGAGACGCCGCTGGTGGTGATCGTCTCGACCCATCCGATTTACGCCTATTTCGACATCGACGAACGAACCGCCTTGCGGCTGCGGCGGTTGATCCTGGACGGCAAGCTCCCGGTCTCCGCGGACGGCAAAACCCACGTCAATCTGGCGTTGGCCGACGAGGACGACTTCTCGCTCGAAGGCACGATTGACTTTTTTGACAACCAGATCGAGGCCGGCACGGGCACCTTACGCGTGCGGGCCGTAATCGAGAACAAAGACCTGCTGCTGGCGCCGGGCATGTTTCTGCGCTTGCGGATTCCCGTGACCACGCCACAGCAAGCGCTGCTGGTTCACGAAGAATCGCTGGGGACCGATCAAGGACAGCGGTTTCTGTACGTGGTCAACGAAAAAGACGAGATTTCCTATCGCCGCGTGCAGACCGGGTTTCTGACGGCGGGCATGCGCGTGATTCAGGAAGGCCTCGAGCCGGGCGAGCGCGTGGTCGTGACCGGGTTGCAGCGCGTCCGCCCCGGCGTGAAGGTCGTTCCCAAATGGCTCGACGAGAAGAAAGCCGGCCTGGCCTCGAAAGTCGCCGCCCCCGACACGATCGCGCCCGCCGAGAACACCTCGGAAGCAAAATCGGAAGAGGGGCTAGGGACGAGGGATTAG
- a CDS encoding TetR/AcrR family transcriptional regulator: MATKRGLETTETTQRREARRQFIIETAAKLFAEAGYADCEMDRVAAACGVAKGTLYLYFPGKQELFFAAVDLGMHQMQAALRAAYESATDPFKQIVKSIGAYLVFFEEHPHYVELLIQERAIFKDRKRSTYFEHRDEHRGRWRDHWLRMIAEGRVRDDLPVERIMDTIGSLLYGTMFTNHFIGRSVPREEQQHAIVEVMLRGLLKEGLGARG, from the coding sequence ATGGCAACCAAACGCGGTCTGGAAACCACCGAGACGACCCAGCGGCGCGAAGCCCGACGACAGTTCATTATTGAAACCGCCGCCAAGCTCTTCGCCGAGGCCGGTTACGCCGATTGTGAAATGGACCGGGTGGCGGCGGCCTGTGGCGTGGCCAAGGGGACGCTCTACTTGTACTTCCCGGGTAAGCAAGAGTTGTTCTTCGCGGCGGTCGACCTGGGGATGCATCAGATGCAGGCCGCGCTCCGCGCCGCTTATGAGAGCGCGACCGACCCGTTCAAGCAAATCGTCAAGAGTATCGGCGCGTACCTGGTCTTCTTTGAAGAGCATCCCCACTACGTCGAGCTTTTGATCCAGGAACGAGCGATCTTCAAGGACCGCAAGCGCTCGACCTACTTTGAACACCGCGACGAGCATCGCGGCCGTTGGCGCGATCACTGGCTGCGGATGATCGCCGAAGGGCGCGTGCGCGACGATCTGCCCGTCGAGCGGATCATGGACACGATCGGCAGCCTGCTCTACGGCACGATGTTCACCAACCACTTCATCGGCCGCTCGGTGCCGCGCGAAGAACAACAGCACGCGATCGTGGAAGTAATGCTGCGCGGGCTGCTAAAAGAGGGGCTAGGGGCTAGGGGCTAG
- a CDS encoding SMP-30/gluconolactonase/LRE family protein yields the protein MKACKLWAAVVLSVGIGSAAFAADAPESIAGLGPVGPVTKLFGDFQFTEGPAADRAGNVYFTDIPAQRIHKIDAQGKLSTFREESSKTNGLMVNGRNELLGCEMLGRIVAMPLDGKPLRVLASEYQGQPFNAPNDLVVDRAGGVYFTDPHFGRTGELPQKVTAVYYVDPAGKVSRLVDDLKAPNGVILSPDEKTLYVVPSGQAEMMAYPVTEPGKLGPGRVHCTLKQPAGQSGKGGDGLTVDERGNLYITSGLGLQVFSPTGEALGIIAIPEVPANVTFAGPEGKTLYVTARKSIYTVPMAVRGHVFPGG from the coding sequence ATGAAAGCTTGCAAACTTTGGGCTGCCGTCGTATTGAGCGTTGGCATCGGTTCGGCGGCGTTCGCCGCCGACGCTCCTGAGTCGATCGCTGGCTTGGGGCCGGTCGGGCCGGTGACGAAGTTATTCGGTGACTTTCAATTCACCGAAGGGCCGGCCGCCGATCGCGCCGGCAACGTCTACTTTACCGACATCCCGGCGCAGCGCATTCACAAGATCGATGCCCAGGGAAAGCTGTCGACCTTCCGCGAGGAATCGAGCAAGACGAACGGCCTGATGGTCAACGGTCGCAACGAGCTGCTCGGCTGTGAAATGCTGGGGCGAATCGTGGCGATGCCGCTCGATGGCAAGCCGCTGCGGGTGCTGGCCAGCGAGTATCAAGGCCAGCCGTTCAACGCGCCGAACGATCTGGTGGTCGATCGCGCGGGAGGCGTCTACTTCACCGACCCGCACTTTGGCCGCACCGGCGAACTGCCGCAGAAAGTAACTGCGGTTTACTACGTCGACCCGGCCGGCAAGGTATCGCGGCTGGTCGATGACCTAAAGGCGCCGAACGGCGTGATCTTGTCGCCCGATGAGAAGACTCTATACGTCGTGCCGAGCGGTCAAGCTGAGATGATGGCCTATCCAGTCACCGAGCCGGGCAAACTCGGGCCGGGGCGCGTACACTGCACGTTGAAGCAGCCCGCCGGTCAGTCGGGCAAGGGGGGAGATGGACTAACGGTTGACGAACGCGGCAATCTGTACATCACCTCGGGTCTCGGCTTGCAGGTCTTCAGCCCGACGGGCGAGGCGCTGGGCATCATCGCCATCCCCGAAGTGCCGGCCAACGTGACCTTCGCCGGGCCCGAGGGGAAGACGCTATACGTCACAGCCCGCAAGTCGATCTACACGGTGCCGATGGCCGTGCGTGGGCATGTCTTTCCCGGCGGGTGA
- a CDS encoding endo-1,4-beta-xylanase: MPPAVMRLQVDSATPLTAQQAERTYLTGFDQIPWPSRTQLANGLLIIDRGTSESGRVHIPICLNGRGELTLSTATLMQREKPYSLEVELARGRLNSVRNQLAEWQVLGLVVPPTVDTVLAEALRHFSQAVVNPEQPVQAAAAARLALEKGMEAGDLLMDAYVEQVLTQRLRQAPKIPAWLGVQIGHRILSPTALDQIYSSFNSLTMSMLWSEIERIEGQYDWSVPDQQVAWCEEHNVRAVSGPLLRLDARGLPDWLLLWEGDFDALLGMMSEHVKRVVTRYRGRVSMWQCAARVNGGKVLSLHEEQMLQLAVRAIEITRQIDPVTPVIVRFDQPWGEYLREGEFELSPLHFADTLVRCGLQMSGVGLELGWGFHPHGTAPRDRLELSRELDIWSCLGLPLHVTISSPSSDQPDPKARNSSLPLPVDHFWTPEQQANWIKQVMPLLLAKPFIQSITWSQLSDAEFHEYSHAGLFDSAGVAKPVFTVLGQYKKRFL; the protein is encoded by the coding sequence ATGCCGCCGGCTGTGATGCGCCTGCAAGTTGATTCAGCGACGCCGCTGACGGCGCAGCAAGCCGAGCGCACCTACCTGACCGGCTTCGACCAGATACCCTGGCCCAGCCGGACCCAGTTGGCCAATGGTTTGTTGATCATTGACCGGGGGACCAGCGAGTCGGGGCGAGTCCACATTCCGATCTGCCTGAACGGGCGCGGCGAGTTGACGTTGTCGACCGCCACGCTGATGCAGCGCGAGAAGCCCTATTCGCTCGAAGTCGAGCTGGCTCGCGGACGCCTGAACTCGGTGCGTAACCAGTTGGCTGAGTGGCAGGTGTTGGGGCTGGTGGTGCCGCCGACCGTTGATACGGTTCTGGCCGAAGCGCTCCGCCACTTTTCGCAGGCGGTGGTCAACCCCGAGCAGCCCGTCCAGGCGGCGGCCGCGGCGCGCTTGGCGCTGGAGAAGGGGATGGAGGCTGGGGATCTGTTGATGGACGCCTATGTCGAACAGGTGCTGACTCAGCGCCTGAGGCAAGCGCCCAAGATTCCCGCCTGGCTCGGCGTGCAGATCGGTCACCGCATCCTCAGCCCCACGGCGCTCGATCAGATTTATTCGTCGTTCAATTCGTTGACCATGTCGATGTTGTGGAGCGAGATCGAGCGCATCGAAGGCCAGTATGACTGGAGTGTACCGGATCAGCAGGTCGCCTGGTGCGAGGAGCACAACGTCCGCGCCGTCAGCGGGCCGCTGTTGCGGCTCGACGCGCGCGGGCTGCCCGATTGGCTGCTGTTGTGGGAAGGGGACTTCGACGCGCTGCTGGGGATGATGAGCGAACACGTCAAGCGCGTGGTCACACGGTATCGGGGGCGCGTCTCGATGTGGCAGTGTGCCGCGCGCGTGAACGGCGGCAAGGTCTTGTCGCTGCACGAAGAGCAGATGCTGCAACTGGCCGTGCGCGCCATCGAGATCACGCGGCAGATCGATCCGGTCACACCGGTCATCGTCCGCTTTGACCAGCCGTGGGGCGAATACCTGCGGGAAGGTGAGTTCGAGCTCTCGCCGCTGCACTTTGCCGACACGCTAGTTCGTTGCGGCTTGCAGATGAGCGGTGTGGGGCTGGAACTGGGTTGGGGTTTTCATCCCCATGGCACGGCGCCGCGCGACCGGCTGGAACTGAGTCGCGAACTGGACATTTGGAGCTGCCTGGGCTTGCCGTTGCACGTGACGATCTCCTCGCCGTCGAGCGATCAGCCTGACCCCAAGGCGCGGAACAGCTCGCTCCCCTTGCCGGTCGATCATTTCTGGACTCCCGAGCAACAGGCCAACTGGATCAAGCAGGTGATGCCCCTGCTGCTGGCCAAGCCGTTCATCCAGTCCATCACCTGGAGCCAGTTGAGCGACGCCGAGTTTCACGAGTACAGCCATGCCGGGCTGTTCGACAGCGCCGGCGTGGCCAAGCCGGTCTTCACGGTCCTGGGGCAGTACAAGAAGCGATTTCTTTGA
- a CDS encoding phosphoribosylaminoimidazolesuccinocarboxamide synthase, whose product MTQAVVETNLSHWPVRRGKVRDVYDLGDRLLIVATDRISAFDYILPNGIPDKGRILTQLSVFWFELLGEPHHLITADVDQMHLPGGIDRAPLRGRTILVRKTQVVPVECVVRGYLAGSGLKEYRARRTVCQIPLPEGLEESSQLPGPIFTPATKAETGHDENIAFDTMVEYVGLELSEELRRRSLEVYARGSAYARQRGIIIADTKFEWGQIDGRVILIDEALTPDSSRFWPASEYRPGHSQPSFDKQFVRDWLEQSGWDKQSPPPELPEAVTAGTRKKYVEAFERLTGRKFE is encoded by the coding sequence ATGACCCAAGCCGTTGTTGAAACCAATTTGTCCCACTGGCCCGTCCGCCGCGGCAAGGTGCGCGATGTTTACGATCTGGGGGACCGGCTGCTGATCGTGGCCACCGACCGAATCAGCGCGTTCGACTATATTTTGCCCAATGGCATCCCCGACAAAGGGCGAATTCTGACCCAGTTGAGCGTGTTCTGGTTCGAGCTGCTCGGCGAGCCCCACCACCTGATTACCGCCGACGTCGACCAGATGCACCTACCTGGGGGGATCGACCGAGCGCCGCTCCGCGGCCGCACGATTCTGGTGCGCAAGACCCAGGTGGTGCCGGTCGAGTGCGTGGTGCGTGGCTATCTGGCCGGCTCGGGGCTCAAGGAATATCGCGCCCGGCGAACCGTCTGCCAGATTCCGCTGCCCGAGGGACTGGAAGAAAGCAGCCAACTGCCGGGACCAATCTTCACCCCCGCCACCAAGGCCGAGACGGGGCACGACGAAAACATTGCGTTCGACACGATGGTCGAATACGTCGGACTGGAACTGAGCGAGGAGCTGCGACGACGGAGTCTGGAGGTCTATGCCCGCGGCTCGGCCTATGCTCGGCAGCGCGGCATCATCATCGCCGACACCAAGTTCGAATGGGGGCAAATCGACGGCCGAGTGATCCTGATCGACGAGGCGCTGACGCCCGACAGCTCGCGATTTTGGCCCGCCAGCGAATACCGCCCGGGGCACAGCCAGCCCTCGTTCGACAAGCAGTTCGTCCGCGACTGGCTTGAACAGAGCGGTTGGGACAAGCAAAGCCCGCCGCCAGAACTTCCCGAAGCAGTCACCGCCGGCACACGGAAGAAATACGTCGAAGCGTTTGAACGACTGACGGGCAGGAAGTTTGAGTAG
- the aroC gene encoding chorismate synthase, with the protein MLRYWTAGESHGKALVALVDGFPAGVPLDTAEINTELRRRQGGYGRGGRQRIETDEVDVLSGVWHNETLGSPIALMVVNRDYKLERLGDLERPRPGHGDLTGSIKYLGSIRPVLERASARETTVRVAAGALAKQLLAQFGISCFGYTLELGGIHVEPRAGTLAEQKAWRDSSEIYALDPARDDEVKALIDQTGKDGDTLGGILEVRVEGLPFGLGTHAQWDRKLDGRLAQAVMAVQAIKGVEIGLGFEAARRPGSQVHDPIHYDASQAASPNLGYVRPTNNAGGLEAGMTNGQPLVIRAAKKPISTLRKALESINLKTKAPESANYERSDVCAVPAAGVILENVVAFEIAAALIDKFGGDSLVEMKARYQLFLDMARRK; encoded by the coding sequence ATGTTGCGTTACTGGACGGCGGGCGAGTCGCACGGCAAGGCTCTGGTGGCCTTGGTCGATGGCTTTCCGGCCGGCGTGCCACTCGACACCGCCGAAATCAACACGGAACTTCGCCGCCGACAAGGCGGTTATGGCCGCGGCGGCCGGCAACGCATCGAAACCGACGAAGTCGACGTGCTGAGCGGCGTCTGGCACAACGAAACCTTGGGCAGCCCCATCGCCTTGATGGTCGTCAATCGGGACTACAAGCTCGAACGGCTGGGCGACTTGGAACGCCCGCGACCGGGTCACGGCGATCTGACTGGCTCGATCAAATACCTGGGCTCGATCCGCCCGGTGCTCGAACGGGCCAGCGCCCGCGAAACGACCGTTCGCGTGGCGGCCGGTGCGCTGGCCAAGCAGTTGCTGGCGCAGTTCGGCATCTCGTGCTTTGGTTACACGTTGGAACTCGGCGGCATTCACGTCGAGCCGCGCGCTGGCACGCTGGCCGAACAGAAAGCCTGGCGCGACAGTAGCGAAATCTACGCGCTCGACCCAGCGCGCGATGATGAAGTCAAAGCCCTGATCGACCAGACGGGCAAAGACGGCGACACGCTCGGTGGCATCCTGGAAGTGCGCGTCGAAGGGCTGCCGTTTGGGCTGGGCACGCATGCCCAGTGGGACCGGAAGCTCGATGGCCGGCTGGCCCAAGCCGTGATGGCCGTCCAGGCGATCAAAGGTGTCGAGATCGGCCTGGGCTTCGAGGCCGCCCGACGGCCTGGCTCACAGGTGCATGATCCAATTCATTACGATGCCTCGCAGGCCGCGTCGCCCAACCTGGGCTACGTGCGGCCGACGAACAACGCCGGCGGGCTCGAAGCGGGCATGACCAACGGCCAGCCGCTGGTGATTCGCGCCGCCAAGAAGCCAATCAGCACCTTGCGCAAGGCGCTCGAATCGATCAACCTGAAAACCAAAGCCCCCGAGTCGGCCAATTACGAGCGGAGCGACGTCTGTGCCGTGCCGGCGGCCGGGGTGATCTTGGAAAACGTGGTGGCGTTCGAGATTGCCGCGGCGCTGATCGACAAGTTCGGCGGCGACAGCCTGGTCGAAATGAAGGCCCGCTATCAACTGTTCCTAGACATGGCCCGGCGGAAATAG